In Vespula vulgaris chromosome 10, iyVesVulg1.1, whole genome shotgun sequence, the following are encoded in one genomic region:
- the LOC127067228 gene encoding GATOR complex protein Iml1 isoform X6: MKLFKLIVHQKNFSGEDLIINPKDYPGIKTGDVVEIYHPEDEFSRLLLQVTSFKEDLQGRETISVENNVATMFQLRTFADVYMNIVNPEDVALDSVELTFKDQYMGRSEMWRLKNSLVNTCVYMNKKIEFCGGSIRCQVYEMWSQGDRVACGVITDDTKVVFRSSTSMVYLFIQMSSEMWDFDIHGDLYFEKAVNGFLADLFQKWKKNGSNHEVTIVLFSRTFYNATRLEEFPSHMKECLQHDYRGRFYEDFYRVAVQNERYEDWSNVLVQLRKLFTDYQKIVLEYHQRPDVSMPKAVNSTAAQGNFLEVLNMSLNVFEKHYLDRSFDRTGQLSVVITPGVGVFEVDRELTNVTKQRVIDNGVNSDLVCVGEQPLHAVPLLKFHNKDTSINAPDDYSMPHWINLSFYSTNKKIPYSTFIPRIKLPQKVSKHSMDNGRLNCKTKLLQEDPRECLHNSLFDYDAYDAQVFQLPHVHTSSSLQRVTTRTKKTSVACIETHNNAHILKLLKRKMSDPDIHHPPPETHALIPAAARSAAITIPHRTENVENNDSNEEANVSRTSIKSDITDSEISPPFRPVVGSAGSPTNSISQPTNIVRPSRALINPFDPSHVTIKLTSNRRRWSHIFPKGPTGVLIQQHHYQAIPTQSHPEPQSDTTSTLSGSPMEQITTISNPHHISRSASQIGFQDHTKGKFQRINLIGGDRVSNTNSSGTNKSLTLLWGATGEQEWTPALTTAIIGVDWKSLTIPACLPITTDYFPDKRSLQNDYVVSDYNLLPDDVNADFAQQRAVYKKPLTTAEVFKELVSQRLAQGFQLILLPPINKNQSNTPGSGTSAPISSVMRGRQTESEPKEEYLLSIGRIFHKISLYGNSITVTRYRPRHPYPPFNIHYRYRFHAPHHDTYEVSWVSFTTEKLENYNWNYLDHYICTRGHTDFALVETLKYWRFRVFLLPMNNFATRKILEGSSKCDIYTPASAAEQASLMDGFLRFIEGWLNKIRRPHPNKNWSPTVLNGVPPRDPASHLTRRRHSTSLIFLTNQERHVVNTAVAARTCLDTPRHVPNRSGSKVMDRGRVSPASEAVLPLALEQQQQDHFETNEDSANMELTKLKSNATNAEILEAMKHPQTGVGFLTQHPSLPSQTFVSADAVQWLSNNTEGGVTVESAINTIKGMIQETLICHASGDFSKPFILGFYLYHIVQDKENQKAADYSPPLGDLQSFENEWVEVEMKAPKGWCEPTTAATTTTTSTTTTTSTTTTTTTTTSTTTTTTTTSTTTTTTTTTTTTSTTTTTSTTTTAAAAAVAAAAAAAAAAAAAAAAATTTTTTTTAATATATMTTTTPTIAAAAAAAVAAVAAATTTSTTTTTSTTTTNLPTVSSPISIPNYDTVDESNVPLFLRDDLDLTNFLEEKELNGPPYKHTHLDIDINNKSDRIEWGHLRYQSVYMIDHSYELVVQWVASSGSIVADLIFIWQRKAQMCGIQMVPIPSDLLALPFTLKSDPLRGPIFIPLDTECLMGNKKYLFEEFREDTYAQRLFLFQEAILRRFGFIPCLIENSEDDHQYVHVTGNAFILVPSTKSIRPRQRTGTNIVRRSTGQKRYPVHPEQPSPHEAYITRHVSGKSKDDYNVDRRMGFLWSWNHMISRKWKSLSTSAGDELFQKKIIQDFKHFCSNGDNRLKKFWDSCWELKEKSCTRLKQ; the protein is encoded by the exons ATGAAGCTTTTTAAACTAATTGTAcatcaaaaaaattttagtggtgaagatttaataattaacccCAAAGATTATCCAGGCATAAAAACTGGAGATGTCGTTGAAATTTATCATCCCGAAGATGAGTTTAGCCGCTTACTCCTGCAGGTTACATCTTTCAAAGAAGATCTTCAGGGACGAGAAACAATTAGTGTTGAAAATAATGTAGCAACGATGTTTCAATTAAGAACTTTTGCTGatgtttatatgaatatagtAAATCCAGAAGATGTAGCATTAGATTCGGTTGAATTAACCTTTAAAGATCAATATATGGGACGCAGTGAAATGTGGAGATTGAAAAATAGCTtg GTGAATACTTGCGTTTATATGAATAAGAAGATAGAATTTTGTGGAGGTAGCATTCGATGTCAAGTATACGAAATGTGGTCTCAAGGTGATAGAGTTGCTTGTGGTGTTATTACTGATGATACTAAG GTAGTCTTTCGTTCTTCAACAAGTATGGTTTACCTTTTTATTCAAATGAGCTCAGAAATGTGGGATTTTGATATTCATGGTGatctttattttgaaaaagcaGTAAATGGATTTTTAGCAGATTTGTTtcaaaaatggaagaagaatgGTAGTAATCATGAAGTAACAATAGTTTTGTTTTCAAGAACATTTTATAATGCCACACGTTTAGAAGAATTTCCAAGTCATATGAAAGAGTGTTTACAACATGATTATAGAGGTCGATTTTATGAAGATTTTTATAGAGTAGCAGTACAGAATGAAAGATATGAAGATTGGAGTAATGTATTGGTACAATTACGTAAATTGTTTACTGATTATCAAAAGATTGTTTTGGAATATCATCAAAGACCAGATGTTAGTATGCCAAAAGCAGTAAATTCTACAGCAGCACAAGGAAATTTTTTAGAAGTCTTAAACATGTCATTAAATG tgTTTGAAAAACATTATCTTGACCGTAGTTTTGATAGAACAGGTCAATTGTCAGTTGTAATTACTCCAGGTGTAGGTGTATTTGAAGTTGATAGAGAATTGACAAATGTTACTAAACAAAGGGTTATTGATAATGGAGTAAACAGTGATTTAGTTTGTGTTGGAGAACAACCATTGCATGCAGTTCCTTTATTAAAG TTTCATAATAAAGATACATCTATAAATGCACCAGATGACTACAGTATGCCTCATTGGATTAATCTTAGTTTTTattcaacaaataaaaaaataccttATTCTACCTTTATACCACGCATAAAATTGCCTCAAAAGGTGTCAAAACATTCTATGGACAATGGTAGATTAAATTGTAAAACTAAGCTTTTACAAGAAGACCCTAGAGAATGCTTGCATAATTCTTTATTTGATTATGATGCTTATGATGCTCAAGTTTTTCAATTGCCACATGTTCATACTTCAAG tagTTTGCAAAGAGTTACTACAAGAACTAAAAAAACAAGTGTGGCATGTATTGAGACTCATAATAATGCTCACATATTAAAGCTTTTAAAACGTAAAATGTCAGATCCTGATATTCATCATCCACCACCTGAAACACATGCATTAATACCAGCAGCAGCAAGAAGTGCTGCAATCACCATACCCCATCGGAcagaaaatgttgaaaataacGATTCTAATGAGGAAGCAAATG tATCAAGAACATCTATCAAAAGTGATATAACCGATTCTGAAATATCACCACCATTCAGACCAGTTGTTGGAAGTGCTGGTAGTCCAACTAATTCAATTTCTCAACCTACAAATATAGTTAGACCTAGCAGAGCACTTATTAATCCTTTTGATCCTTCACATGTTACTATAAAATTGACTAGTAATAGACGCAGATGGAGTCATATTTTTCCTAAAG GTCCAACGGGTGTTTTGATACAACAACATCACTATCAAGCTATTCCCACACAGTCACATCCTGAACCCCAGAGTGATACTACTTCAACATTGAGTGGATCTCCTATGGAGCAGATTACAACTATTAGCAATCCACATCACATATCAAGATCAGCTTCTCAAATTGGATTTCAAGATC ataCAAAAGGGAAGTTTCAACGCATAAATTTGATAGGTGGAGATAGAGTGTCAAATACTAATTCATCTGGAACTAATAAGAGTTTAACTCTTTTATGGGGTGCCACTGGTGAGCAGGAGTGGACACCAGCACTTACAACAG CAATCATAG gTGTTGATTGGAAGTCATTAACAATTCCAGCTTGTTTGCCTATTACTACAGATTATTTCCCAGATAAGAGGAGTTTACAAAATGATTATGTAGTTTCGGATTATAATCTGTTACCAGATGATGTAAATGCGGATTTTGCACAACAACGAGCGGTTTATAAAAAACCTTTAACTACTGCAGAAGTTTTTAAAGAGCTCGTTTCACAAAGATTGGCTCAA ggttttcaattaattttattaccacctattaataaaaatcaaagtaaTACACCTGGTAGTGGTACAAGTGCACCCATAAGTTCTGTAATGCGAGGAAGACAAACAGAATCTGAACCAAAAGAAGAATACTTGCTTAGCATTGGacgaatttttcataaaatatcacTTTATGGTAACTCTATAACAGTTACAAGATACAGGCCAAG GCATCCTTATCCACcatttaatatacattatcGATATAGATTTCATGCTCCTCATCATGATACATATGAAGTATCATGGGTATCTTTTACAACAGAAAaacttgaaaattataattggaACTATTTAGATCATTATATATGCACAAGAGGACATACTGATTTTGCTTTAGTAGAg aCACTTAAATATTGGAGGTTCAGAGTATTTTTGCTGCCAATGAACAATTTTGCAACTCGGAAAATTTTAGAAGGTTCATCAAagtgtgatatatatacaccagCTTCTGCAGCTGAGCAAGCTTCTCTTATGGATGgatttttacgttttatagAAGGATGGTTGAATAAAATACGACGTCCGCATCCTAATAAAAACTGg AGTCCCACAGTTCTAAATGGTGTTCCTCCAAGAGACCCTGCCTCTCATTTGACCAGACGCAGGCACAGCACGAGCCTAATATTCCTCACTAACCAG GAGAGGCATGTAGTGAATACCGCTGTGGCTGCACGCACGTGCCTCGACACTCCTCGTCACGTGCCAAACAG ATCTGGTTCAAAAGTAATGGACAGAGGAAGAGTATCCCCTGCAAGTGAAGCAGTTCTTCCTCTTGCTTTggagcaacaacaacaagatcACTTTGAAACTAATGAGGATag TGCTAACATGGAATTAACAAAGTTGAAAAGCAATGCTACAAATGCAGAAATTTTGGAAGCTATGAAACATCCACAAACTGGAGTAGGATTTCTTACACAACATCCATCTTTACCAAGTCAAACTTTTGTTAGTGCAGATGCAGTTCAATGGCTAAGTAATAATACAGAAGGTGGTGTTACTGTAGAAAGTGCCATCAATACTATAAAA GGAATGATTCAAGAAACGCTTATTTGTCATGCATCTGGAGATTTTTCTAAACCTTTTATATTAGGATTTTATTTGTATCATATAGTTCAAGATAAGGAAAACCAAAAAG CTGCAGATTATTCACCACCTTTGGGTGACCTACAAAGTTTTGAAAATGAGTGGGTGGAAGTTGAAATGAAAGCTCCCAAAGGTTGGTGTGAACCaactactgctgctactactaccactactagtactactactactactagtactactactactactactactactactagtactactactactactactactactagtactactactactactactactactactactactactagtactactactactactagtactactactactgctgctgctgctgctgttgctgctgctgctgctgctgctgctgctgctgctgctgctgctgctgctgctactactactactactactactactgctgctactgctactgctactatgactactactactcctactattgctgctgctgctgctgctgctgttgctgctgttgctgctgctactactacttctactactactactacttctactactactactaatttACCAACAGTATCATCTCCTATATCTATACCCAATTATGATACTGTTGATGAATCGAATGTACCACTATTTTTAAGGGATGACCTAgatttaacaaatttcttggaggaaaaagaattgaatg GACCAccatataaacacacacatctaGATATTGACATCAATAACAAAAGTGATAGAATAGAGTGGGGGCATCTTAGGTATCAATCTGTATATATGATCGATCATTCTTACGAACTTGTAGTGCAATGGGTAGCTTCGTCTGGTAGTATTGTAGCTGATCTT ATATTCATCTGGCAACGCAAGGCTCAAATGTGCGGGATTCAAATGGTACCAATTCCAAGTGATTTGTTAGCCTTACCATTTACTCTAAAGAGTGATCCTTTAAGAGGTCCTATCTTTATACCACTCGATACAGAATGTCTtatgggaaataaaaaatatctatttgaaG aATTTCGTGAAGATACGTATGCTCAGAGATTATTCTTATTCCAAGAGGCCATATTACGGAGATTTGGTTTCATACCATGTTTGATTGAAAATTCTGAAGATGATCATCAATACGTTCATGTGACTGGAAATGCTTTTATACTTGTACCATCCACAAAAAGTATCAGGCCACGTCAACGTACTGGCACGAATATAGTAAGACGAAGTACGGGACAAAAAAGATACCCAGTACATCCGGAACAACCAAGTCCACATGAAGCATATATCACGCGTCATGTTAGTGGGAAAAGTAAAGATGATTATAATGTAGATAGGCGA atGGGATTTCTTTGGTCATGGAATCATATGATTAGCCGAAAGTGGAAATCGTTATCCACTTCAGCTGGCgatgaattatttcaaaaaaaaattattcaagattttaaacatttttgcTCAAACGGAGATAATAGGTTGAAGAAATTTTGGGATTCTTGTTGggagttgaaagaaaaaagttgtacACGTTTAAAGCAGTGA
- the LOC127067228 gene encoding GATOR complex protein Iml1 isoform X3, producing the protein MKLFKLIVHQKNFSGEDLIINPKDYPGIKTGDVVEIYHPEDEFSRLLLQVTSFKEDLQGRETISVENNVATMFQLRTFADVYMNIVNPEDVALDSVELTFKDQYMGRSEMWRLKNSLVNTCVYMNKKIEFCGGSIRCQVYEMWSQGDRVACGVITDDTKVVFRSSTSMVYLFIQMSSEMWDFDIHGDLYFEKAVNGFLADLFQKWKKNGSNHEVTIVLFSRTFYNATRLEEFPSHMKECLQHDYRGRFYEDFYRVAVQNERYEDWSNVLVQLRKLFTDYQKIVLEYHQRPDVSMPKAVNSTAAQGNFLEVLNMSLNVFEKHYLDRSFDRTGQLSVVITPGVGVFEVDRELTNVTKQRVIDNGVNSDLVCVGEQPLHAVPLLKFHNKDTSINAPDDYSMPHWINLSFYSTNKKIPYSTFIPRIKLPQKVSKHSMDNGRLNCKTKLLQEDPRECLHNSLFDYDAYDAQVFQLPHVHTSSLQRVTTRTKKTSVACIETHNNAHILKLLKRKMSDPDIHHPPPETHALIPAAARSAAITIPHRTENVENNDSNEEANVSRTSIKSDITDSEISPPFRPVVGSAGSPTNSISQPTNIVRPSRALINPFDPSHVTIKLTSNRRRWSHIFPKGPTGVLIQQHHYQAIPTQSHPEPQSDTTSTLSGSPMEQITTISNPHHISRSASQIGFQDHTKGKFQRINLIGGDRVSNTNSSGTNKSLTLLWGATGEQEWTPALTTGVDWKSLTIPACLPITTDYFPDKRSLQNDYVVSDYNLLPDDVNADFAQQRAVYKKPLTTAEVFKELVSQRLAQGFQLILLPPINKNQSNTPGSGTSAPISSVMRGRQTESEPKEEYLLSIGRIFHKISLYGNSITVTRYRPRHPYPPFNIHYRYRFHAPHHDTYEVSWVSFTTEKLENYNWNYLDHYICTRGHTDFALVETLKYWRFRVFLLPMNNFATRKILEGSSKCDIYTPASAAEQASLMDGFLRFIEGWLNKIRRPHPNKNWHAMFQSPTVLNGVPPRDPASHLTRRRHSTSLIFLTNQTSLVSSSPFRERLGSNRLPEKPRPRSGSKVMDRGRVSPASEAVLPLALEQQQQDHFETNEDSANMELTKLKSNATNAEILEAMKHPQTGVGFLTQHPSLPSQTFVSADAVQWLSNNTEGGVTVESAINTIKGMIQETLICHASGDFSKPFILGFYLYHIVQDKENQKAADYSPPLGDLQSFENEWVEVEMKAPKGWCEPTTAATTTTTSTTTTTSTTTTTTTTTSTTTTTTTTSTTTTTTTTTTTTSTTTTTSTTTTAAAAAVAAAAAAAAAAAAAAAAATTTTTTTTAATATATMTTTTPTIAAAAAAAVAAVAAATTTSTTTTTSTTTTNLPTVSSPISIPNYDTVDESNVPLFLRDDLDLTNFLEEKELNGPPYKHTHLDIDINNKSDRIEWGHLRYQSVYMIDHSYELVVQWVASSGSIVADLIFIWQRKAQMCGIQMVPIPSDLLALPFTLKSDPLRGPIFIPLDTECLMGNKKYLFEEFREDTYAQRLFLFQEAILRRFGFIPCLIENSEDDHQYVHVTGNAFILVPSTKSIRPRQRTGTNIVRRSTGQKRYPVHPEQPSPHEAYITRHVSGKSKDDYNVDRRMGFLWSWNHMISRKWKSLSTSAGDELFQKKIIQDFKHFCSNGDNRLKKFWDSCWELKEKSCTRLKQ; encoded by the exons ATGAAGCTTTTTAAACTAATTGTAcatcaaaaaaattttagtggtgaagatttaataattaacccCAAAGATTATCCAGGCATAAAAACTGGAGATGTCGTTGAAATTTATCATCCCGAAGATGAGTTTAGCCGCTTACTCCTGCAGGTTACATCTTTCAAAGAAGATCTTCAGGGACGAGAAACAATTAGTGTTGAAAATAATGTAGCAACGATGTTTCAATTAAGAACTTTTGCTGatgtttatatgaatatagtAAATCCAGAAGATGTAGCATTAGATTCGGTTGAATTAACCTTTAAAGATCAATATATGGGACGCAGTGAAATGTGGAGATTGAAAAATAGCTtg GTGAATACTTGCGTTTATATGAATAAGAAGATAGAATTTTGTGGAGGTAGCATTCGATGTCAAGTATACGAAATGTGGTCTCAAGGTGATAGAGTTGCTTGTGGTGTTATTACTGATGATACTAAG GTAGTCTTTCGTTCTTCAACAAGTATGGTTTACCTTTTTATTCAAATGAGCTCAGAAATGTGGGATTTTGATATTCATGGTGatctttattttgaaaaagcaGTAAATGGATTTTTAGCAGATTTGTTtcaaaaatggaagaagaatgGTAGTAATCATGAAGTAACAATAGTTTTGTTTTCAAGAACATTTTATAATGCCACACGTTTAGAAGAATTTCCAAGTCATATGAAAGAGTGTTTACAACATGATTATAGAGGTCGATTTTATGAAGATTTTTATAGAGTAGCAGTACAGAATGAAAGATATGAAGATTGGAGTAATGTATTGGTACAATTACGTAAATTGTTTACTGATTATCAAAAGATTGTTTTGGAATATCATCAAAGACCAGATGTTAGTATGCCAAAAGCAGTAAATTCTACAGCAGCACAAGGAAATTTTTTAGAAGTCTTAAACATGTCATTAAATG tgTTTGAAAAACATTATCTTGACCGTAGTTTTGATAGAACAGGTCAATTGTCAGTTGTAATTACTCCAGGTGTAGGTGTATTTGAAGTTGATAGAGAATTGACAAATGTTACTAAACAAAGGGTTATTGATAATGGAGTAAACAGTGATTTAGTTTGTGTTGGAGAACAACCATTGCATGCAGTTCCTTTATTAAAG TTTCATAATAAAGATACATCTATAAATGCACCAGATGACTACAGTATGCCTCATTGGATTAATCTTAGTTTTTattcaacaaataaaaaaataccttATTCTACCTTTATACCACGCATAAAATTGCCTCAAAAGGTGTCAAAACATTCTATGGACAATGGTAGATTAAATTGTAAAACTAAGCTTTTACAAGAAGACCCTAGAGAATGCTTGCATAATTCTTTATTTGATTATGATGCTTATGATGCTCAAGTTTTTCAATTGCCACATGTTCATACTTCAAG TTTGCAAAGAGTTACTACAAGAACTAAAAAAACAAGTGTGGCATGTATTGAGACTCATAATAATGCTCACATATTAAAGCTTTTAAAACGTAAAATGTCAGATCCTGATATTCATCATCCACCACCTGAAACACATGCATTAATACCAGCAGCAGCAAGAAGTGCTGCAATCACCATACCCCATCGGAcagaaaatgttgaaaataacGATTCTAATGAGGAAGCAAATG tATCAAGAACATCTATCAAAAGTGATATAACCGATTCTGAAATATCACCACCATTCAGACCAGTTGTTGGAAGTGCTGGTAGTCCAACTAATTCAATTTCTCAACCTACAAATATAGTTAGACCTAGCAGAGCACTTATTAATCCTTTTGATCCTTCACATGTTACTATAAAATTGACTAGTAATAGACGCAGATGGAGTCATATTTTTCCTAAAG GTCCAACGGGTGTTTTGATACAACAACATCACTATCAAGCTATTCCCACACAGTCACATCCTGAACCCCAGAGTGATACTACTTCAACATTGAGTGGATCTCCTATGGAGCAGATTACAACTATTAGCAATCCACATCACATATCAAGATCAGCTTCTCAAATTGGATTTCAAGATC ataCAAAAGGGAAGTTTCAACGCATAAATTTGATAGGTGGAGATAGAGTGTCAAATACTAATTCATCTGGAACTAATAAGAGTTTAACTCTTTTATGGGGTGCCACTGGTGAGCAGGAGTGGACACCAGCACTTACAACAG gTGTTGATTGGAAGTCATTAACAATTCCAGCTTGTTTGCCTATTACTACAGATTATTTCCCAGATAAGAGGAGTTTACAAAATGATTATGTAGTTTCGGATTATAATCTGTTACCAGATGATGTAAATGCGGATTTTGCACAACAACGAGCGGTTTATAAAAAACCTTTAACTACTGCAGAAGTTTTTAAAGAGCTCGTTTCACAAAGATTGGCTCAA ggttttcaattaattttattaccacctattaataaaaatcaaagtaaTACACCTGGTAGTGGTACAAGTGCACCCATAAGTTCTGTAATGCGAGGAAGACAAACAGAATCTGAACCAAAAGAAGAATACTTGCTTAGCATTGGacgaatttttcataaaatatcacTTTATGGTAACTCTATAACAGTTACAAGATACAGGCCAAG GCATCCTTATCCACcatttaatatacattatcGATATAGATTTCATGCTCCTCATCATGATACATATGAAGTATCATGGGTATCTTTTACAACAGAAAaacttgaaaattataattggaACTATTTAGATCATTATATATGCACAAGAGGACATACTGATTTTGCTTTAGTAGAg aCACTTAAATATTGGAGGTTCAGAGTATTTTTGCTGCCAATGAACAATTTTGCAACTCGGAAAATTTTAGAAGGTTCATCAAagtgtgatatatatacaccagCTTCTGCAGCTGAGCAAGCTTCTCTTATGGATGgatttttacgttttatagAAGGATGGTTGAATAAAATACGACGTCCGCATCCTAATAAAAACTGg CATGCTATGTTTCAGAGTCCCACAGTTCTAAATGGTGTTCCTCCAAGAGACCCTGCCTCTCATTTGACCAGACGCAGGCACAGCACGAGCCTAATATTCCTCACTAACCAG ACCAGTCTAGTCAGCAGCTCTCCCTTTAGAGAACGACTTGGAAGCAACCGTCTACCAGAGAAACCACGACCAAG ATCTGGTTCAAAAGTAATGGACAGAGGAAGAGTATCCCCTGCAAGTGAAGCAGTTCTTCCTCTTGCTTTggagcaacaacaacaagatcACTTTGAAACTAATGAGGATag TGCTAACATGGAATTAACAAAGTTGAAAAGCAATGCTACAAATGCAGAAATTTTGGAAGCTATGAAACATCCACAAACTGGAGTAGGATTTCTTACACAACATCCATCTTTACCAAGTCAAACTTTTGTTAGTGCAGATGCAGTTCAATGGCTAAGTAATAATACAGAAGGTGGTGTTACTGTAGAAAGTGCCATCAATACTATAAAA GGAATGATTCAAGAAACGCTTATTTGTCATGCATCTGGAGATTTTTCTAAACCTTTTATATTAGGATTTTATTTGTATCATATAGTTCAAGATAAGGAAAACCAAAAAG CTGCAGATTATTCACCACCTTTGGGTGACCTACAAAGTTTTGAAAATGAGTGGGTGGAAGTTGAAATGAAAGCTCCCAAAGGTTGGTGTGAACCaactactgctgctactactaccactactagtactactactactactagtactactactactactactactactactagtactactactactactactactactagtactactactactactactactactactactactactagtactactactactactagtactactactactgctgctgctgctgctgttgctgctgctgctgctgctgctgctgctgctgctgctgctgctgctgctgctactactactactactactactactgctgctactgctactgctactatgactactactactcctactattgctgctgctgctgctgctgctgttgctgctgttgctgctgctactactacttctactactactactacttctactactactactaatttACCAACAGTATCATCTCCTATATCTATACCCAATTATGATACTGTTGATGAATCGAATGTACCACTATTTTTAAGGGATGACCTAgatttaacaaatttcttggaggaaaaagaattgaatg GACCAccatataaacacacacatctaGATATTGACATCAATAACAAAAGTGATAGAATAGAGTGGGGGCATCTTAGGTATCAATCTGTATATATGATCGATCATTCTTACGAACTTGTAGTGCAATGGGTAGCTTCGTCTGGTAGTATTGTAGCTGATCTT ATATTCATCTGGCAACGCAAGGCTCAAATGTGCGGGATTCAAATGGTACCAATTCCAAGTGATTTGTTAGCCTTACCATTTACTCTAAAGAGTGATCCTTTAAGAGGTCCTATCTTTATACCACTCGATACAGAATGTCTtatgggaaataaaaaatatctatttgaaG aATTTCGTGAAGATACGTATGCTCAGAGATTATTCTTATTCCAAGAGGCCATATTACGGAGATTTGGTTTCATACCATGTTTGATTGAAAATTCTGAAGATGATCATCAATACGTTCATGTGACTGGAAATGCTTTTATACTTGTACCATCCACAAAAAGTATCAGGCCACGTCAACGTACTGGCACGAATATAGTAAGACGAAGTACGGGACAAAAAAGATACCCAGTACATCCGGAACAACCAAGTCCACATGAAGCATATATCACGCGTCATGTTAGTGGGAAAAGTAAAGATGATTATAATGTAGATAGGCGA atGGGATTTCTTTGGTCATGGAATCATATGATTAGCCGAAAGTGGAAATCGTTATCCACTTCAGCTGGCgatgaattatttcaaaaaaaaattattcaagattttaaacatttttgcTCAAACGGAGATAATAGGTTGAAGAAATTTTGGGATTCTTGTTGggagttgaaagaaaaaagttgtacACGTTTAAAGCAGTGA